CGACTCCAGGCTGACCAGCAACGGCTGGTGCTGGTGGGAAAACTTCTCCAGCGCGGTGCGGCAGATTTTGTCCGCCACATCACCAATACGTTCCAGCTCGGAAATAGTCTTGATAATGGCCATCACCAGGCGCAGGTCACTGGCGGTTGGCTGGCGCTTGGCAATAATCCGCACGCACGCCTCATCAATGCTCACTTCCATCATGTTGACTTTAGCATCGCCTTCAATCACGCGCTGCGCCAGCTCCGCATCCTGATTGTGCATGGCGGTAATAGCATCCGTCAGTTGCTGTTCCACCAGCCCGCCCATCGTCAACACCTGGGTGCGGATGCTTTCCAGTTCGGCATTAAACTGACCGGAAATATGTTTATTCAGATTAAGATTTTCCATGATACTCCCGTAATCAACCGTAACGACCGGTGATGTAATCTTCGGTCTGCTTCTGCCGTGGCGCGGTAAACAGGGTGTCGGTATCGCTAAATTCAATCAGCTCACCCAGGTACATAAACGCCGTATGGTCGGAGCAACGCGCCGCCTGCTGCATGTTATGCGTGACGATCACCACGGTATAGTCTTTCTTCAGCTCGGAAATCAGCTCTTCGATACGGCCGGTGGAAATCGGATCCAGCGCCGAACAGGGCTCGTCCAGCAACAGGACATCGGGACGAATGGCGATGCCGCGGGCAATACACAAACGCTGCTGCTGACCGCCGGACAGGCTATAGCCGCTCTGGTGCAGTTTGTCTTTGGTTTCCTGCCACAACGCCGCCTTGGTCAGCGCCCACTGTACGCGCTCATCCATTTCCGCCCGCGACAGCTTCTCAAACAGCTTTACGCCAAAGGCAATGTTGTCGTAAATCGACATCGGGAACGGTGTCGGCTTCTGAAACACCATGCCCACTTTGGCGCGCAGCAACGCGATA
This sequence is a window from Dickeya aquatica. Protein-coding genes within it:
- the pstB gene encoding phosphate ABC transporter ATP-binding protein PstB, with the protein product MSMVTETSASKIQVRNLNFYYGKFHALKNITLDIAKNQVTAFIGPSGCGKSTLLRTLNKMYQLYPEQRAEGDILLDGNNILTDSQDIALLRAKVGMVFQKPTPFPMSIYDNIAFGVKLFEKLSRAEMDERVQWALTKAALWQETKDKLHQSGYSLSGGQQQRLCIARGIAIRPDVLLLDEPCSALDPISTGRIEELISELKKDYTVVIVTHNMQQAARCSDHTAFMYLGELIEFSDTDTLFTAPRQKQTEDYITGRYG
- the phoU gene encoding phosphate signaling complex protein PhoU, with product MENLNLNKHISGQFNAELESIRTQVLTMGGLVEQQLTDAITAMHNQDAELAQRVIEGDAKVNMMEVSIDEACVRIIAKRQPTASDLRLVMAIIKTISELERIGDVADKICRTALEKFSHQHQPLLVSLESLGNHTVQMLHDVLDAFARMDLDEAKRIYMEDKKVDKEYEGIVRQLMTHMMEDSRTIPSVLTALFCARSIERIGDRCQNICEFIFYFVKGQDFRHLGGDALEKMLAQKDAGKPE